Proteins co-encoded in one Sulfuricella sp. genomic window:
- a CDS encoding (2Fe-2S) ferredoxin domain-containing protein yields the protein MSYFEKHVFFCTNQREDGQSCCANHDAQAMRDHAKGRIKKLDMNGPGKVRINSAGCLDRCGEGPVLVVYPEAVWYTYVDQSDIDEIVDSHLVGNQVVERLKI from the coding sequence ATGAGCTATTTCGAAAAACACGTATTTTTCTGCACCAACCAGCGCGAGGACGGCCAGTCGTGCTGCGCCAACCATGATGCCCAGGCAATGCGCGACCATGCCAAGGGGCGGATCAAGAAACTGGATATGAACGGCCCGGGCAAGGTGCGCATCAACAGCGCCGGCTGCCTCGACCGCTGCGGTGAGGGGCCGGTGCTGGTGGTGTACCCGGAAGCGGTGTGGTACACCTACGTCGACCAGTCGGACATCGATGAAATCGTCGACAGCCATCTGGTCGGCAACCAGGTGGTGGAACGGCTCAAGATCTGA
- a CDS encoding nucleotide pyrophosphohydrolase: MIHIFGGGSAMEGHGLDSLRDELRKFAAARDWEQFHTPKNLAMALIVEAAELVEPFQWLTPEQSQELSPEKLEAVRQECADILIYLTRFADMLGIDLLDAARDKLVINAAKYPAPK; encoded by the coding sequence ATGATACACATTTTTGGCGGGGGTTCTGCGATGGAGGGGCATGGTCTGGATAGCTTGCGCGACGAGTTGCGGAAATTTGCCGCTGCGCGCGACTGGGAACAGTTTCACACCCCGAAGAATCTCGCCATGGCCCTGATTGTCGAGGCGGCGGAACTGGTCGAGCCGTTCCAGTGGCTGACGCCCGAACAGAGCCAGGAACTTTCGCCGGAAAAGCTGGAAGCCGTGCGCCAGGAATGTGCCGACATCCTGATTTACCTCACCCGCTTTGCCGACATGCTGGGCATCGACCTGCTCGATGCCGCGCGCGACAAGCTGGTGATCAATGCCGCCAAGTATCCGGCGCCGAAATGA
- a CDS encoding class I SAM-dependent methyltransferase, giving the protein MDPLLRHRIPEPELMNDPMQARAYAEADFSEPHQAFVTHFQRLFPDFSPSQAIDLGCGPADVTLRFARAFPESIILGVDGASAMLALGRQAVEAEGLARRLRLQQSYLPDTLLPASNFDAVISNSLLHHLDDPAVLWQTVRHVARPGAAVLVMDLKRPASIQEARGLAIHYAADAPPILQHDFYHSLLAAYRPDEVRLQLDGAGLSQLRVEAVSDRHVLIWGIMDV; this is encoded by the coding sequence ATGGACCCATTACTGCGTCACCGTATCCCCGAACCCGAGCTGATGAATGACCCTATGCAGGCACGCGCCTATGCCGAGGCGGATTTTTCCGAGCCTCATCAGGCATTCGTCACCCATTTCCAGCGGCTGTTTCCTGATTTCTCCCCGTCACAGGCCATCGACCTGGGATGCGGTCCGGCGGACGTGACCCTGCGTTTTGCACGGGCATTTCCGGAATCCATCATTCTCGGCGTCGATGGCGCAAGCGCGATGCTTGCGTTGGGGCGCCAGGCCGTGGAGGCAGAGGGGCTTGCCCGACGCCTGAGACTGCAACAATCTTATCTGCCCGATACATTATTGCCGGCCAGCAACTTCGATGCTGTCATCAGCAACAGCCTGCTCCATCATCTCGACGATCCTGCCGTGCTGTGGCAGACTGTCCGGCACGTTGCCAGGCCCGGCGCGGCAGTACTGGTCATGGACCTGAAACGGCCGGCAAGCATTCAGGAAGCTCGGGGCCTGGCTATCCACTACGCAGCGGATGCGCCGCCCATATTGCAACATGATTTTTACCACTCGCTGCTTGCCGCCTATCGTCCCGACGAAGTGCGCCTGCAACTGGATGGGGCAGGACTATCGCAGCTGCGGGTCGAAGCTGTGAGCGATCGCCATGTGCTGATTTGGGGAATAATGGATGTTTGA
- a CDS encoding type II toxin-antitoxin system prevent-host-death family antitoxin, with product MQTVNIHEAKTQLSRLVEQAVEGDSFIIAKAGKPLVKVTRLDAPSAGQVRRLGFMAGQIRVPDDFDRMGSGEIERLFGGEE from the coding sequence ATGCAAACAGTCAATATCCACGAAGCCAAAACCCAGCTTTCGCGCCTGGTCGAGCAGGCGGTAGAGGGGGATTCCTTCATCATCGCCAAGGCCGGAAAACCACTGGTCAAGGTGACCCGGCTGGATGCGCCTTCAGCCGGACAAGTCCGCAGGCTGGGCTTCATGGCGGGCCAGATCAGGGTGCCTGATGATTTTGACCGCATGGGCAGCGGAGAAATCGAGCGGCTCTTCGGAGGGGAAGAATGA
- a CDS encoding YceH family protein gives MTSSSLPILSLLETRVLGVLAEKQHTVPDTYPLTLNAMISGCNQKTSRDPVIEASEADVLIAIDSLRALTLVVESSGGRVQRYAHNIERVLQVPSQSVALLVTLMLRGPQTAGELRLNSERLHKFSDISAVEAFLHELAERQAGALVVELPRQPGARENRWAHLLSGEPALTESAQATPSGPGMANDISLGEISALKAKVTRLEADVGELRALVARLYAELGVSA, from the coding sequence ATGACCAGCTCCAGCCTGCCCATCCTTTCCCTGCTTGAAACGCGCGTTCTTGGCGTGCTCGCCGAGAAGCAGCATACCGTGCCGGACACTTATCCCCTGACGCTGAATGCGATGATCTCAGGCTGCAACCAGAAAACCAGCCGCGACCCGGTGATCGAGGCCAGCGAAGCGGACGTGCTGATAGCGATCGACAGCCTCAGGGCGCTGACGCTGGTGGTGGAGTCGAGCGGCGGGCGGGTGCAGCGCTATGCCCACAATATCGAGCGGGTATTGCAGGTGCCATCGCAGTCGGTGGCCCTGCTGGTCACGCTGATGCTGCGCGGCCCGCAAACGGCGGGCGAACTGCGCCTCAATAGCGAGCGGCTGCATAAATTTTCCGACATCTCGGCGGTCGAAGCGTTTCTGCATGAACTGGCCGAACGGCAAGCAGGGGCGCTGGTGGTGGAATTGCCGCGCCAGCCCGGCGCGCGCGAGAACCGCTGGGCGCACCTGTTGAGCGGGGAACCGGCCCTCACTGAGTCCGCGCAGGCGACGCCATCCGGGCCAGGCATGGCAAATGATATTTCACTGGGCGAAATTTCTGCGCTGAAAGCCAAGGTGACGAGGCTCGAGGCTGACGTTGGCGAGTTGCGGGCGCTGGTGGCCCGGCTGTATGCGGAACTGGGCGTCTCGGCCTAG
- a CDS encoding ATP-binding cassette domain-containing protein — MLSATGLFKRYGASEVVAGLDLALAPGECFGLLGPNGAGKTTTLRLLLGLTRPDGGTISLLGLPVPEKAREARLKVGVVPQVDSLDPDFTVTENLLVYGRYFGLKDHEIRARIPALLEFAELESKAEASIESLSGGMKRRLTLARALVNDPDVIFLDEPTTGLDPQARHMMWQRLRRLLSEGKTILLTTHFMEEAERLCDRLLIMDKGVAVTTGAPRDLIAEHIEPHVVEIYGDEGTSHCAGFCQRQEQVGETLFCYAADPHELLAQLQQQCELRYLHRPSNLEDVFLKLTGRELRE; from the coding sequence GTGCTTTCCGCAACGGGCCTTTTCAAGCGCTATGGCGCCAGCGAAGTGGTCGCGGGCCTCGATCTGGCGCTGGCGCCGGGCGAGTGCTTCGGCCTGCTCGGCCCCAACGGCGCGGGCAAGACCACCACGCTGCGGCTGCTGCTGGGCCTGACCCGGCCGGATGGCGGCACGATTTCGCTGCTGGGTCTGCCGGTGCCCGAGAAAGCGCGCGAAGCGCGGCTCAAGGTCGGGGTGGTGCCGCAGGTGGATAGTCTCGACCCGGATTTCACGGTGACCGAAAACCTGCTGGTTTATGGCCGGTACTTCGGCCTCAAGGATCACGAGATCCGGGCGCGCATTCCGGCCCTGCTTGAATTCGCCGAACTGGAGAGCAAGGCGGAGGCCAGCATCGAATCTCTCTCCGGCGGCATGAAGCGGCGCCTGACCCTGGCGCGCGCGCTGGTCAACGATCCCGACGTGATCTTTCTCGACGAGCCCACCACTGGCCTCGACCCGCAGGCACGCCATATGATGTGGCAGCGCCTGAGAAGATTGCTGAGCGAAGGCAAAACCATCCTGCTCACCACCCATTTCATGGAAGAAGCCGAGCGCCTGTGCGACCGCCTGCTGATCATGGACAAGGGCGTGGCGGTCACCACCGGCGCGCCACGCGACCTGATCGCGGAGCATATCGAGCCGCATGTGGTGGAAATCTACGGCGATGAAGGGACGTCGCACTGCGCCGGCTTCTGCCAGCGCCAGGAGCAGGTGGGAGAAACCCTGTTTTGCTACGCCGCCGACCCGCATGAACTGCTGGCCCAGTTGCAGCAGCAGTGCGAATTGCGCTATCTGCATCGCCCGTCCAACTTGGAGGACGTATTTCTGAAACTGACCGGCCGGGAGTTGCGGGAGTGA
- a CDS encoding DUF2784 domain-containing protein codes for MLHEIAADLVVLLHFAFILFVVLGGFFALKWRWLVWLHLPAALWGALIEFTGWICPLTPLENLLRQASGGRGYASGFIEHYLLPLIYPAGLTRELQFALGLGVVILNALVYSLWFARRKKKGGNSPP; via the coding sequence ATGTTGCATGAAATCGCCGCCGATCTGGTCGTCCTGCTCCACTTCGCCTTCATCCTGTTCGTGGTGCTGGGCGGCTTTTTTGCCCTCAAATGGCGCTGGCTGGTCTGGCTGCACCTGCCGGCAGCCCTCTGGGGGGCGCTGATCGAATTCACCGGCTGGATCTGTCCGCTCACGCCGCTGGAAAACCTGCTGCGGCAGGCAAGCGGCGGCCGGGGCTATGCCAGCGGCTTCATCGAACACTATCTCCTTCCCCTGATTTACCCGGCCGGTCTGACGCGCGAGTTGCAGTTTGCTCTGGGGCTGGGCGTGGTGATCCTGAATGCGCTGGTTTATTCGCTCTGGTTTGCGCGGCGTAAAAAAAAGGGGGGCAATTCGCCCCCCTAA
- a CDS encoding DHH family phosphoesterase yields MTHYDVFNGDADGICALHQLRLAEPCDSLLITGIKRDIDLLKQVHAQAGDRVTALDISLDKNRAALKSLLDHGVEVVYLDHHFAGEIPAHPALRATIDPSPATCTSLLVDAMLAGRFRAWAVAAAFGDGLPDSARLAAAPLNLSEDQLTALRELGEYLNYNAYGESVDDLFFHPAELYRRLHAYADPFSFIAGETIFATLKQGYTADMKLARALQPERDYPSGSVYLLPGQPWARRVSGVFGNLLAQDEPAFAHAVLTQKAGGGYLVSVRAPRVKPTGADELCRQFESGGGRKGAAGINHLPEKKLERFLTCFAGAFQQTGSTT; encoded by the coding sequence ATGACCCATTACGACGTCTTCAATGGCGATGCCGACGGCATCTGCGCGCTGCATCAGCTGCGTCTGGCCGAGCCTTGCGACAGCCTGCTCATTACCGGGATAAAGCGTGATATCGACCTGTTGAAACAGGTTCATGCACAGGCGGGCGACCGGGTCACCGCACTCGATATTTCGCTCGACAAAAACCGTGCGGCGCTGAAATCCCTGCTTGATCATGGTGTTGAAGTGGTTTACCTTGATCACCACTTTGCCGGCGAGATTCCGGCGCACCCTGCGCTACGCGCGACAATCGATCCCTCCCCCGCTACCTGCACCAGCCTGCTGGTGGATGCCATGCTGGCGGGCCGCTTCCGCGCCTGGGCGGTGGCCGCAGCGTTCGGCGACGGCCTGCCGGACAGCGCCCGGCTTGCCGCCGCACCCCTGAACCTGTCCGAAGATCAACTGACCGCGCTACGCGAACTGGGCGAATACCTCAACTACAATGCCTATGGCGAAAGCGTTGACGATCTCTTTTTTCACCCCGCCGAACTGTACCGCCGCCTGCACGCCTATGCAGACCCTTTCTCTTTCATCGCCGGGGAAACCATCTTTGCCACCCTGAAACAGGGCTATACGGCGGACATGAAGCTGGCCCGCGCGCTCCAGCCAGAGCGGGACTACCCGTCCGGCAGCGTCTACCTGCTCCCCGGCCAGCCTTGGGCGCGGCGCGTCAGCGGGGTATTCGGCAACCTGCTGGCGCAGGACGAACCCGCCTTCGCCCATGCAGTGCTGACACAAAAAGCCGGCGGCGGCTATCTGGTCAGCGTGCGCGCACCGCGCGTCAAGCCGACCGGTGCGGACGAGCTGTGCCGCCAGTTCGAGAGCGGCGGCGGGCGCAAGGGGGCGGCCGGGATCAACCACCTGCCAGAAAAGAAGCTGGAACGTTTCCTGACCTGCTTTGCGGGCGCTTTCCAGCAAACCGGGAGCACGACCTAA
- a CDS encoding type II toxin-antitoxin system VapC family toxin — protein MKLLLDTHLLLWAAGSPEQLPAAARPLLEDPQNELLFSAASLWEIAIKRGLGRSDFQVDARVLRRGLLDNGYQELAIGSEHAVSIDSLPPLHKDPFDRMLVAQATVEGITLLTADTWVAQYPGPIRQV, from the coding sequence ATGAAGCTGTTGCTGGATACCCACTTGCTGCTATGGGCGGCCGGTTCGCCCGAGCAGTTGCCTGCAGCGGCGCGCCCCCTGCTGGAAGACCCGCAGAATGAATTGCTCTTCAGCGCGGCCAGCCTTTGGGAAATTGCCATCAAACGCGGCCTTGGGCGCTCCGATTTTCAGGTGGATGCAAGGGTGCTGCGCCGGGGGCTGCTGGACAATGGCTATCAGGAATTGGCCATCGGCAGCGAGCACGCCGTTTCCATTGATAGTTTGCCGCCACTCCATAAAGACCCGTTCGACCGGATGCTGGTTGCGCAAGCAACCGTCGAAGGCATTACATTGCTGACGGCGGATACCTGGGTGGCGCAATACCCGGGTCCGATACGGCAGGTCTGA
- a CDS encoding CoA-binding protein produces MFENPAPDETRALLKKVRTIAVVGLSPQAARPSYFVSRAMQGFGYRIIPVRPAVSEVLGEKAYATLADVPEQIDLVDVFRAAEHVDAIVDECLRLNIPAIWIQEGIVNEAAAQKARNAGMSVVMDRCIYKDYVELFA; encoded by the coding sequence ATGTTTGAAAACCCGGCGCCGGATGAAACCCGCGCCCTGCTGAAAAAAGTCCGCACCATTGCGGTGGTTGGCCTGTCTCCCCAGGCGGCTCGTCCCAGCTATTTTGTGTCCAGGGCGATGCAGGGCTTCGGCTACCGCATCATTCCGGTGCGCCCGGCAGTAAGCGAAGTGCTGGGAGAGAAAGCTTATGCCACTCTGGCCGACGTGCCCGAGCAAATCGACCTGGTGGACGTGTTCCGGGCGGCGGAGCATGTGGATGCCATCGTGGATGAATGTCTGCGCCTGAACATTCCTGCCATCTGGATCCAGGAAGGCATCGTCAACGAAGCCGCGGCGCAGAAGGCTCGTAATGCGGGCATGAGTGTGGTCATGGACCGCTGCATTTACAAGGATTACGTGGAGCTGTTTGCCTGA
- a CDS encoding DEAD/DEAH box helicase produces MSFSSLGLSDEIVRAVTEHGYTVPTPIQLQAIPTVLMGGDLMGGAQTGTGKTAGFTLPILHRLSVGGDKTPPGGHAHIRALMLTPTRELAAQVEESVRTYGKYLKLKSMVMFGGVNINPQIQRLRSRVDILVATPGRLLDHLQQRTVDLSHVEILVLDEADRMLDMGFIRDIKRVLAVLPKHRQNLLFSATFSDEIKALADGLLNKPVLIEVARRNVTADTVAQKVYKVDRERKRELLTLLIKEHNWHQVLVFTRTKHGANKLSEQLTKEGIPALAIHGNKSQAARTRALSEFKSGSLQVLVATDIAARGIDISELPHVVNFELPNVPEDYVHRIGRTGRAGSEGEAVSLVCIDEKKLLSDIERLIKREIPEVLVPGFEPDPSIKAEPILNGQNRGGGQQRTGGRSQPGARSGNRSAAPSAARPKGPAGSGAGKPPLHRTGGRGR; encoded by the coding sequence ATGTCTTTTTCTTCCCTCGGCCTGTCCGATGAAATCGTTCGTGCCGTCACCGAGCACGGCTACACCGTTCCCACCCCGATCCAGTTGCAGGCGATTCCCACCGTATTGATGGGTGGCGACCTGATGGGTGGCGCGCAGACCGGCACCGGCAAGACCGCCGGCTTTACCTTGCCGATTCTGCATCGCCTTTCGGTTGGCGGCGACAAGACACCACCCGGCGGCCATGCCCATATCCGGGCGCTGATGCTCACCCCGACGCGCGAACTTGCCGCGCAGGTGGAGGAAAGCGTGCGCACCTATGGCAAATATTTGAAACTCAAATCCATGGTGATGTTTGGCGGCGTCAATATCAACCCGCAGATTCAGCGCCTGCGCAGCCGCGTCGATATTCTGGTGGCCACGCCGGGCCGCCTGCTCGACCATCTGCAACAGAGAACGGTCGATCTTTCGCATGTCGAGATTCTGGTGCTGGACGAGGCCGACCGCATGCTGGACATGGGTTTCATCCGCGACATCAAGCGCGTGCTCGCGGTGCTGCCCAAGCATCGCCAGAACCTGCTGTTCTCCGCCACCTTCTCCGACGAGATCAAGGCGCTGGCGGACGGCTTGCTCAACAAACCGGTGCTGATCGAAGTGGCGCGCCGCAATGTCACCGCCGACACGGTGGCGCAGAAGGTTTACAAGGTCGACCGCGAAAGAAAGCGCGAGCTGCTCACCCTCCTGATCAAGGAGCACAACTGGCATCAGGTGCTGGTGTTCACGCGCACCAAGCACGGCGCCAACAAGCTGTCCGAGCAACTGACCAAGGAAGGTATCCCGGCTCTTGCCATTCACGGCAACAAGAGCCAGGCGGCGCGCACTCGCGCCCTGTCCGAATTCAAGAGCGGCAGCCTGCAGGTTCTGGTTGCCACCGATATCGCCGCCCGCGGCATCGACATCAGCGAACTGCCGCACGTGGTCAACTTCGAGCTTCCCAATGTGCCGGAAGATTACGTCCACCGCATCGGCCGCACCGGCCGCGCCGGATCGGAAGGTGAAGCCGTTTCGCTGGTGTGCATTGACGAAAAGAAACTGCTGTCGGATATCGAAAGGCTGATCAAGCGCGAGATACCCGAAGTGCTGGTGCCGGGCTTCGAACCCGATCCGTCGATCAAGGCCGAGCCGATCCTGAACGGGCAGAACCGGGGTGGCGGACAGCAACGCACAGGCGGCAGAAGTCAGCCTGGCGCTCGTTCCGGAAACCGCTCAGCAGCGCCATCCGCAGCCAGGCCCAAGGGGCCGGCAGGCAGTGGCGCCGGCAAGCCGCCGCTGCACCGCACCGGTGGGCGTGGCCGCTGA
- a CDS encoding ABC transporter permease: MTSKTDYRLPNLSWRFISVWRRNFLVWRKLAIPSILGNLADPAFYMLGLGYGLGSLLPQVAGVPYMTFLAAGTLCYSTMNSATFESLYSAFSRMHVQKTWDAMLNAPLELDDVMLGELVWATSKSVLSGVAILVIILALGLADSWLLLWTLPLLVLIGFCFTGLALVMNALSPNYDFFMYYFTLAITPMVLLCGVFYPVEQLPAFLQTAANWLPLTHAIALARPLVQGEWPQQVLVHAGVLLAYGSGGFYLALVLVRRRLLK, from the coding sequence GTGACCAGCAAAACCGACTACCGGCTGCCCAACTTGAGCTGGCGCTTCATTTCCGTGTGGCGGCGCAATTTCCTGGTATGGCGCAAGCTGGCGATTCCCTCCATCCTGGGCAATCTCGCCGACCCGGCGTTCTACATGCTGGGTCTGGGCTACGGCCTGGGCAGCCTGCTGCCGCAGGTGGCCGGTGTTCCCTACATGACTTTTCTCGCCGCCGGCACGCTGTGCTACAGCACCATGAACAGTGCCACCTTCGAAAGCCTGTATTCCGCCTTTTCGCGCATGCACGTGCAGAAAACCTGGGACGCGATGCTCAACGCGCCGCTGGAGCTGGACGACGTGATGCTCGGCGAACTGGTGTGGGCGACGAGCAAGAGCGTGCTTTCCGGCGTGGCGATCCTGGTCATCATCCTGGCGCTGGGCCTGGCGGATTCCTGGCTGCTGCTGTGGACCCTGCCGCTCCTGGTGCTGATCGGCTTCTGTTTCACCGGGCTGGCGCTGGTGATGAACGCGCTTTCGCCCAATTACGATTTCTTCATGTATTACTTCACCCTGGCAATCACGCCCATGGTGCTGCTGTGCGGCGTGTTCTACCCGGTCGAGCAGCTGCCGGCCTTCCTGCAGACCGCCGCGAACTGGCTGCCGCTAACCCATGCCATCGCGCTGGCGCGGCCGCTGGTGCAAGGGGAATGGCCGCAGCAGGTGCTTGTTCATGCCGGCGTATTGCTGGCCTATGGGAGCGGCGGTTTTTATCTGGCATTGGTGCTGGTGCGGCGCAGGCTATTAAAATAG